The region GTTGTCCGCGGCCCGGATAAATTTCATAACGCAAATCCATGTTATGAATGCTGCATTGTTTTAAACTATCATAACCATTTAGCAAGAAGCGTGTTTCCGGGTCTTGCCAATTGAAAGGCGCTAATTCTCTAAACTCCGGACGATTCAAAGTTTTAGAATAGCTGGCTCTGATATTTTGTTTTTCATTCAATGAGAAAATTAAATTTAATGAAGGCAAAATATCAAGATGACTTCTTTCAATCACAAGCGGAACGCCTTTTGTTCTTTCAGCATCTACGCGCTGTGAGAAATTTTCTAAACGTACGCCATAAATGGCGCGAAACCATTCTTTGTATTTCGTGTCGAGCATTAAGTAGCCGGCGAACAATTTAGAAGAGGCGCTGTATTTATCGGTAGGTTTGGTTAAGTCGTATAACTTAAAACCAGTAGAGTCGGGATAACCTGCCTCACTCGGAATATTTAAACCCATGTTTTGCGGAGCGAAAATTTGATCTTCCGGCAGATAGAGCAATGATTTTTTAAACATGTAGTTAATGTGAGTTAAGCCAAGTTGTCGTGTGTAAAATTCACGATCACGTGTTTGGGCGAATCCTCCAACTTTAATATCTTGTTTTAGTTTTTCGCTGATTTTAAATCCTCTTGAGAAATCTGCTCTGAAGCTCATTATTTTTTCATCGAGATTGGAATAGAAGCGATAACCACCGTAATCCGGTCCACTTGTACTTAATGCAACATTGGCTTGATATGTGGTGTCATACGGATTTGGATCAAACGGATCGTTGAATTTTGTTAAGCGACTGTAAGCTGTTACTCTGTAATTCGGAACATTACGATTGGAGGTTCCGTAGGAGCCTACCCAATTACCTTTAATTTTTAACTTCGGCAAATAATGATCGCCGGATAATTGTCCGGAGTAAACCTTACTGCTTTGAAAGAAACGCGTATTAATTTTTGTTTCAATTGGAATATCTTCGTTCATTCCTCTATTTCCTAATGAAGCAATAAGTTTATCATCGGAGCTGATGGAGTAAATATTTTTTAAACTGATGTTGTGATTTTCATTTAGTTTAAACGACAGATTTAAGATGGAACCTAGTAAAGTTTGATTACCATAAACATTTAAATCATAATGTTCTTCTTGTACAGATTCACCGGTGCCAGTCGCATTATTATTATATACGTTTCTGGTTCTTTGTGCAAACGTGTTGGAGTTATTATAGGTAAGCGAGAATAAAATGCCAATGAAATCGCGCTCCTTGTATTTTATGTTTTGACCGATTGCAAATTGTGTAGAAAAATTGGGTTTGAATGTAGACTTTTCAATCGCCCAATCATTTTTAAAAGGTTTTGCCGCTTCAAATTGAGAAATATTATCTGCCGGAAAGTTTTCTTGCGTTGGCGTTTCGCTTGGCAAAGCACGCGTACCATCATCAATACCTAACCAATCTCTTTTTCCTCCCTGGTAAGTTAACTGCTCTTTACCTGTTGTGATGGTGTTATAACCTCCGTTAAGCGATAAGGAAACAAAATTTTTATCGGGAATATTTTTTGTGTTGATTTGGATAATACCTCCGGCAAAATCACCGGGCATATCCGGCGTAGCGGTTTTATTCACTAAAATATTATCGAGCATATTAGCCGGAAAAATATCGAAGGAGAACGCTTTTTTATCTGCTTCGGTGTTTGGTAAAGGAGAGTTATTTAAAAAGGAAACATTATAACGGTCGCTAAGTCCGCGTACAA is a window of Bacteroidota bacterium DNA encoding:
- a CDS encoding TonB-dependent receptor, whose product is MKRILSALTLLISITAYSQTGKITGKIIDAKTGETLPGATAVIEGTTKGASADFDGNFSLNNVPVGKVTLIVSYISYDTKKLTGIEVKANDVTNVNVPLETSSSQNLQEVTVTVEIAKENTAALVLMQKNNVSVSDGVSAETIKRTPDRNTADVLKRVSGVTIIEDKFVIVRGLSDRYNVSFLNNSPLPNTEADKKAFSFDIFPANMLDNILVNKTATPDMPGDFAGGIIQINTKNIPDKNFVSLSLNGGYNTITTGKEQLTYQGGKRDWLGIDDGTRALPSETPTQENFPADNISQFEAAKPFKNDWAIEKSTFKPNFSTQFAIGQNIKYKERDFIGILFSLTYNNSNTFAQRTRNVYNNNATGTGESVQEEHYDLNVYGNQTLLGSILNLSFKLNENHNISLKNIYSISSDDKLIASLGNRGMNEDIPIETKINTRFFQSSKVYSGQLSGDHYLPKLKIKGNWVGSYGTSNRNVPNYRVTAYSRLTKFNDPFDPNPYDTTYQANVALSTSGPDYGGYRFYSNLDEKIMSFRADFSRGFKISEKLKQDIKVGGFAQTRDREFYTRQLGLTHINYMFKKSLLYLPEDQIFAPQNMGLNIPSEAGYPDSTGFKLYDLTKPTDKYSASSKLFAGYLMLDTKYKEWFRAIYGVRLENFSQRVDAERTKGVPLVIERSHLDILPSLNLIFSLNEKQNIRASYSKTLNRPEFRELAPFNWQDPETRFLLNGYDSLKQCSIHNMDLRYEIYPGRGQLFSVSTFYKDFTNPIEMVAQQYAADEITFRNAPKATIYGAELEFRVILGALFKTDSIKFLNNLSVFSNLSYFKSEVSLFKPGSTTEKYTRSLQGQSPYIINAGILYNDNELGFSIGAMLNRIGERIYNVGTQNEPDRWENSRTVVDIQFGKQLWKNRIEIKFNIRDLLKQRSVIYQNNDNDTRFNKGKDYEVLTRTYGTVYSLQLNIKL